The Deltaproteobacteria bacterium genome contains the following window.
CGTCATACCCATGCGGACTCCCTGGACAGGCAGCGAAATAAGGAGAGACATAACAATCGCTGACCCCTAGGGCGTGCAGATAGGATACCAACTGGGTAGCCTCGGTAAATGTGAACGAAGGGGTAAACTGTAGCCGATAGGTCGCAAGCGGAATCCGTGCTACCGGGCTCTGCTTCTGGTCAGGGGTTTTGCGCTCGGGCGCTGCGGTAATCTGACCTTCGTGAGTCATTACTTCACCTCCACAACGCGCCGATACATGGCAAAACTGAAGGGACCAAGATCGATCCGGCGAGGTACGTCTCCTCGCATCCCGAGCGGCAGTACCTCTCGCTCGATCCCACCGTATTCGCTTGCGGCGGCGTCAATCACTTTTTGCCAGTGTCCTGGTGGCAGTGGCGGAATAAGGGACACTGTTTCAGCCGAGAAAGAGGCGAAGAGTAACATGTTTTCCTCAGTGGGCTGCCAACGGTGGACAACGACCGCCTTCTGCTCTGGTAATGTTTTCACTGTAAGACATTCTCTATTGCAGTGACGTAAGGCCGGCGAGCGCTTCCGTAAGGCGATGAGGTCGCGGTAGAAGCGCAGTAGCGCGTAGTGTGGCGCTTGCACCCGTAATGCATGATTCAGCTTCGAGAGGGCAAAGGTGCGTGGGTCTTGGGGATCGGGAATTTCTTGTCCCCAGGCGAACCGCGCAAACTCACGCCGCCGCCCCTCCCGCACCGCCTGCGCCAAGGCCGAATCGGTATGACTAGTGAAGTAGAGAAATGGCACGGTTTCACCGTACTCCTCTCCCATAAAGAGCAGGGGAATATTTGGCGCGCACAAGACTACACCAGCGGCAAGTTTGCACGCTGCGAAAGGAACGAGACTGCTCAGGCGCTCACCATGCGCTCGGTTGCCTACTTGATCGTGATTCTGGCTGCAGACTATGAAACGCTCGCCCGGCAGGTGACGACTGGGCGCACCGTGTGACCGCGAGCGGAACCGCGAGAATTGCCCCTGATAGACAAAACCGTCAGTGATGGAAGTCGCCAGATCCGCCACCTGGCCAAAGTCTTGATAGTAGCCGCTCCGCTCTTCCGTCAGGAGCGCATGCAGCGAATGATGAAAGTCATCGCTCCATTGGGCGTCAAGCCCCCAGCCCCCGTCTTTGCGGTCAGTAATAACGCGGTTGTCATTGAGGTCACTCTCGGCAATGACCAGAACAGTCCGCCCTACCGCCTCAGCTTGTGCGTGCACCGCCGCGCCCAGCTCTTGCAAGATAGGCGGCGAGCTGGCGTCGAAGATGCCGTGGATGGCGTCCAAACGCAGGGCGTCGATGTGATATTCGGTCACCCAATAGAGTGCATTGTCGATAACATAGCGGCGCGCCTCTCTATTGTCTTCACCGTCAAAATTCACCGCTTGCCCCCATGGGGTTTTGTAACGATCCGTGAAATACGGACCATACTCGCCCAGGTAATTTCCCTCAGGGCCAAGATGGTTGTAGACAACGTCTAGCACCACGGCCAGCCCGATTTCGTGGCAGGCGTTGACCAAGGTTTTCAGACCCTGCGGGCCGCCATACGCCGAATGCGGAGCATATAGGTGGGTCCCGTCATACCCCCAATTTCTCCGGCCAGGAAACTCCGCCACTGGCATCAGTTCAATGGCCGTGATGCCCAACTCGTGCTGAAGGTACGCCAAATATGGGAGAATGGTGGCGAAGGTCCCGGCGGCGGTGAAGGCACCCACATGGAGTTCGTAGAGGATCAGCTCTTTCAGCGAGCGACCCTTCCACTTCTGATCTGTCCAGACGAACGCACGTGGATCGACGACCTCGGAGGGACCATGCACCCCTTCGGGTTGAAAACGAGACACCGGATCAGGCCGGGCCCGCGCCTCATCAAGCAGGTAGAAGTATCGGCTGCCAGGTGTGATCCCTTTGACCGTCACGGTGTACACACCGTCGGCATCTTCTTCCATGGGCACGGTCCATGCCGGAGAGAGGAACTGGACGGCTATTCTCTTTACGCGTGGCGCCCAGACGCTAAAGTGTACCGAACCCTCCGGACTTCTCGTGGCTCCTCTGTCTAAGCACCAGAGTTTCCCCTTCATACCACTCCTCCATTGATTGGGTCATGCGGGACAGAATGCTACCCACGAGTTGGCAAGACCTATGCCAGGGCAGAGCAAAAAGCCAAAGACGTCAAAAAACTGTGTAAGCAGAGGCAGAATGCCTCTTTAACCGCAAAGATGGGGAGAATTGGTGCGCGGTGTGGTCGGTCAAGCAATCGCGCCCTGTCCCAATCCCGGCACATCGAAGCAGGTGCGTGTCTTACTTCTAAGACATGAGATCCCTCATGGAGCGAACGGTTGGCGGATCGTGCTCGTGTCCACAGGCAGTAAGGGTCAAGTTCTGAACCTAAGCCGCCCGATGATTGTCAGAGCAAAGACAACCTATCGCATATCTGTGACACTCACTCACAGTTCTCTAGACTGAGCGTCAGAATGAGGGAATCTAGATGTGCACGCTGCCTGATTTTTCGTCGCCGGCAATCATGTGCACGAGTTCAGGCACGCATGTTGCACTGATTTTCTGGCAACTCACGCGAACACAGACGGAGGACCTCCTCTGCGTTTACGATCTATTACAGTCGGCCTCATGGTCCCAAGTAGGAAATGATACCTGGCGAGACAGAGGAACTATCTGATGACAGTGTCACACGATAATTCGTTTCATTGCAGTTGGCGTTGGCTTTGCGCTGTCATTGTTGCTCTCCAGTATCACTTTGGTATTGCTACGATGGCTAACGAGGACACACGTGCAGAAGTATTCCTGCAGCAAGCTGTGCCAAAAGAATCAGAGAAGTTTGTGTTGCGAGGGGTATACTTCCGTCGTGGAACTGCGGAAATCACGCACGAATCTCTACCTATCCTTGAGACCGCCGTCGAACTGTTACAAGAGCGCCCCACAGTATGGATACGGATTGAGGGACACACGGACTGGCCGGGCAGCACGGCAGATAACCAGCGGCTTTCAGAACAGCGGGCTCAGGCCGTGGAAGCGTATCTTGTTCGCCATGGAATTGACGCGTCGCGTCTCAACACCGCTGGCTACGGAGCGAGTCGTCCGCTCACCGATGATCGCAGCGCCGAAGATCGAGCCATGAACCGCCGGATTGTCCTTAAAATCGTTGAGGAAGCAGAGAAGTGAGTATGCATTTCAAGTGAGGGTAAGAGAGGTATCACCATGCCGCAGCAAGAACTTGAAATGATCCTGGCGAGACAACTGGCGAGCTACTTAGCAATACCGCTATGTATTATGGATCCGCAGGGAACCCTCCTCTTTTACAATGAGCCGGTAGAACGGATTCTTGGGGTGCGATTCGAGGAGACCGGGAAAATGTCAGCGGCCGAATGGGCGAGTCTCTTCACGCCAAAGAGTGAACACGATGTACCGCTGGAGCCAGAGGCGCTGCCCCACATGATCGCTTTGGCTGAACAGCGGCCGGCTCATGGTAGGTTCTGGATCGAAGGGCAGGATCAGGCGCGCCGTTGCCTCGAAGTCACCGCC
Protein-coding sequences here:
- a CDS encoding OmpA family protein, with product MTVSHDNSFHCSWRWLCAVIVALQYHFGIATMANEDTRAEVFLQQAVPKESEKFVLRGVYFRRGTAEITHESLPILETAVELLQERPTVWIRIEGHTDWPGSTADNQRLSEQRAQAVEAYLVRHGIDASRLNTAGYGASRPLTDDRSAEDRAMNRRIVLKIVEEAEK
- the treZ gene encoding malto-oligosyltrehalose trehalohydrolase, which translates into the protein MKGKLWCLDRGATRSPEGSVHFSVWAPRVKRIAVQFLSPAWTVPMEEDADGVYTVTVKGITPGSRYFYLLDEARARPDPVSRFQPEGVHGPSEVVDPRAFVWTDQKWKGRSLKELILYELHVGAFTAAGTFATILPYLAYLQHELGITAIELMPVAEFPGRRNWGYDGTHLYAPHSAYGGPQGLKTLVNACHEIGLAVVLDVVYNHLGPEGNYLGEYGPYFTDRYKTPWGQAVNFDGEDNREARRYVIDNALYWVTEYHIDALRLDAIHGIFDASSPPILQELGAAVHAQAEAVGRTVLVIAESDLNDNRVITDRKDGGWGLDAQWSDDFHHSLHALLTEERSGYYQDFGQVADLATSITDGFVYQGQFSRFRSRSHGAPSRHLPGERFIVCSQNHDQVGNRAHGERLSSLVPFAACKLAAGVVLCAPNIPLLFMGEEYGETVPFLYFTSHTDSALAQAVREGRRREFARFAWGQEIPDPQDPRTFALSKLNHALRVQAPHYALLRFYRDLIALRKRSPALRHCNRECLTVKTLPEQKAVVVHRWQPTEENMLLFASFSAETVSLIPPLPPGHWQKVIDAAASEYGGIEREVLPLGMRGDVPRRIDLGPFSFAMYRRVVEVK